The genomic interval CCAGTGGCGCCAGGATCGCGTGCATCAGACCGCGCCGTACGCGCTGCCGGGCCCGGTCCAACTCCCGGGCGGAGGTGGGAGCTTCGGGCGCGGCCGCAGAGGGCGTCGGAGTGGCGGAAGGGGCCAGAGGCAGCCGGGCGGTCACCGCGAAGCCGCCGCCCGGGGTGGGTCCGTGCGCGAGGGTGCCGCCGGCCAGGCGTACGCGCTCGTCGAGGCTCACGAGGCCCGTACCGCTGCCTGGGGCGGGGCACGGGAGCGGGCCGCCGGGGCGGGGCGCGTTGGCGACGGAGACGGTGACGAATGCACCGCCCGTGCGCCCGTACGCGTCCCGACCGCTGTCGCCGTCCTCGCCGCCGTCCCGCGTCAGCCGCACCGCGACACGCGCGCCCGGTGCGTGCTTCGCGGCGTTGGTCAGGGCCTCCTGGACGACGCGATGCACCGCCCGGTCGGTCATCGGGGGGAGGACCGGCGGCCCTTCGTCGGTCAACTCCACCGCCATCCCCGAGTCCCGCGCCCGCTCCACCACCGCCCCCACCGCCTCGCCCGTCGGCGCAGTCGGTGCCGCCTCGCCGTCCGCCCGCAGTACGCCGATGATGTCCCGCAGCCGGGCCGTCGCCGAGGCCGTCGCCTCGCGCAGCTCACCGGCCGCCGCCTGCTCCCGTTCGCCGAGCGCCGGGGCGACCTCAAGGGCGGCCGCCCGTACCGCGATCAGCGCCAGATCGTGGCCCAGCGAGTCGTGCATGTCACCGGCGATACGGGACCGTTCGCGCAGCCGTTCCCGGTCGGCGACCGCGCGCTGCTCGCGCTCCATACGGTCGGCGAGCTGCCAGCCCGCACTGACCAACTCCGCGTACTGGCGGACGTATCGGCCGAAGAGGTAGGGCACGACGG from Streptomyces spiramyceticus carries:
- a CDS encoding sensor histidine kinase; amino-acid sequence: MRGEPFLRQRSTRDHIVDLVLWVVLCLPGLMMSHDTDGASWPMVVAGVVALGVAVLLCRDRPLISLGIAAAFSLALNVELFTAGHLLALVVFGYLSGRRTALARPALLTFAAIATAGLAVVLAVGATLWEWFTLVVTLLFAAVVPYLFGRYVRQYAELVSAGWQLADRMEREQRAVADRERLRERSRIAGDMHDSLGHDLALIAVRAAALEVAPALGEREQAAAGELREATASATARLRDIIGVLRADGEAAPTAPTGEAVGAVVERARDSGMAVELTDEGPPVLPPMTDRAVHRVVQEALTNAAKHAPGARVAVRLTRDGGEDGDSGRDAYGRTGGAFVTVSVANAPRPGGPLPCPAPGSGTGLVSLDERVRLAGGTLAHGPTPGGGFAVTARLPLAPSATPTPSAAAPEAPTSARELDRARQRVRRGLMHAILAPLAAVVALGILMGLFALYSQSRAVLDRDDYDRIRVGDTRTDVMTRLPRRSLDGAPDGVGPEPAGADDCEYFRVARYDATPVYRLCFTDGVLSSKSIAEDVDNEENR